The following DNA comes from Oncorhynchus mykiss isolate Arlee chromosome 16, USDA_OmykA_1.1, whole genome shotgun sequence.
aacaaaaggcttgaatacttattgactcaagacatttcagctttacatttgtAAGTAAtttgtcaaaataaataaaaaaacacaattgcattttgacATTATGCGGTATTATATGTAGGCTGGTGACaatttttatttctttttttatcaattttaaattcaggctgtaacacaacaaaatgtggaaaaagtcaaagggtgtaaatactttctgaaagtaatgtatagaaagagagcgagagagcaaaacagagcgagagagagccagacagaaaGGAGCTCTGTGACAAGGGCGCCCTCTAGAGTTGTAAATCAACGGTCACTGGGCACTTTGCCAATAAAGACAACTTCCCTAATCATGTGTTATTGATTGAGATTGACCAGTCAGCTGTGCTAATCTGACTGTCCTTTAATTGTTTAACTCCCAGCAGAATATTTCTGAAGTAATCCAAATCTCCACAGAATGATACAGACATACCAAGCAGAAAATAAGGCCAACAGAGAGGAGTGATTATTACACATGGTCTAAATCATTGAACACCAGAGGCCAGTAGTACTCTATTTCTGGTGAGTTAGGGGCCTTATTGCTGGTGAGTTAGGGGCCTTATCTGTTTGTAATGGAAAATATTGAGGTGATGGAGTTGAATCACCTTGCACAGGGAGCCATGCTTTGGATCCTCAGATGAGAGGTACAGTCTTTTTCAATTCCATCCACTGTCACAATCGTTGTATAACGTTTAAGTAAGCAGTAGCATGCAGTCCCTTGTCTCAGGAGATGGCCCAAACCTCCAGGTCGTTGATTAGGAAGTCGTCAGAGGAGGACAACACGTCATTGTCAAATGTGTCACACCTATGGCTCTGCCCACGGATCAGGCCATCGTCTAACCACAGGCCAAAGAGACCCCTGGGAGCATGATAGAGCAggagaagggggaagggagagaaacAAAAGAGAGCATAATCCCTCAACTTTCAAGCACTCCTTTAAACCACTAGTTACTTCCATATTTTGTTGAATTATAGTTAGAGCCCTGGGTTTTGGTTAATTATGTCACATGATCAGGATTTTAACATTTCTTTTGCACCTATTCCAGAAATCAGAATTAGACCTAAAATGAAAgcaattgtctgaggatggtACTGGACCATCTGACATAAAAATAAAAGAGGACAGTTTTATGAAAAAGCTTTCATTTAAAGGTTAAAATCTAGGTCATGTGCCGCGATGAAGCAAAACACAGGgccctacccactgggcacagacgtcatttcaaAGTCCAGTTTTGATTTACATGAGTTTCCAACTAATGAGACTTCAACGTGAAATCATCAACAACAGAAaaattcaccatgtcattggatttaggttacaAGTTGGGTGAAACAAAGACAATGTCCTTTAgtcaaagattttttttattcaaatcaaatcggTTTTCCACGTTAATTCAACGTCATAACATAGATTTTttattgttgaaatgacgtggaaacaatggcgattcaaccagtttttgcccagttaGTAGTTATAGTTTATTAATGATAGAGGACCTATTTTCACTTACCCTCCTCCACCAAATGCCAGGTAGTCTGGACTTCCCTTCACAAAGAAGGAGTTACTAAACTTCCATTCATAAACCTGTAAAATAAACAATGATCATAGCTTGTTGTCAGTTGTTGTTTGGAAACAGCAACACTCATTATGCAGTAATACAGTATTGGTAATTTAGGTtagattgaatccagccctaaaCCAGTGATACTGAGACTCGACATGGGGATATCTCACCTGGAGttgtggagagaaggagaagaggaatgTGTGTCCTGTTCCATAGTATGACAGACTGATTCGAAGAGTAGTAGGACAAAATGCACCAAACACCTAGGACAAAGAAATAGAGTTACAGAGCAAGGGATAAAAATCCCAGACAGCCTTATGGCATAGGTGGGAAAACTTGGTTTAGGCAAGTAAAAGGCCTCAGCTTTTCCTCACCTGTCCACAGTTGTCTCTGATGACAGTGAGGGTACTGGTGCTGCAGTCCATGCCCCCCATGCTCTTGTACAGAGTGCCCAGGCTGGTGCCGTGTCTCTGGGTGCTGTAAACCAGAGACCAGGGGCACTGCTCTAGCCGGGCAGGAAGATGCTCATTTAGCTGGAAACCACAGGGAATTAAACTGACATTACTATTTGTATCACTGATATTCATGTGGCAATTTATCATGACTTGTATAGGGAGCATATTTAGCACAGCAATAATTTACCACTGTATACGTGATGCATTGATTTAACGGAGAATGGTGCAACTGCAGCCTGCATTTCGGGGCGTCCTGCTGTTTCAATATGCTTGGTTTTCTAATCATGacagatatatacagtgccttgcgaaagtattcagcccccttgaactttgcgaccttttgccacatttcaggcttcaaacataaagatataaaactgtatttttttgtgaagaatcaacaacaagtgggacacaatcatgaagtggaacgacatttattggatatttcaaacttttttaacaaatcaaaaactgaaaaattaggcgtgcaaaattattcagcccccttaagttaatactttgtagcgccaccttttgctgcgattacagctgtaagtcgcttggggtatgtctctatcagttttgcacatcgagagactgacattttttcccattcctccttgcaaaacagctcgagctcagtgaggttggatggagagcatttgtgaacagcagttttcagttctttccacagattctcgattggattcaggtctggactttgacttggccattctaacacctggatatatttatttttgaaccattccattgtagattttgctttatgttttggatcattgtcttgttggaagacaaatctccgtcccagtctcaggtcttttgcagactccatcaggttttcttcaagaattgtcctgtatttggctccatccatcttcccatcaattttaaccatcttccctgtccctgctgaagaaaagcaggcccaaaccatgatgctgccaccaccatgtttgacagtggggatggtgtgttcagctgtgttgcttttacgccaaacataacgtttttcattgttgccaaaaagttcaattttggtttcatctgaccagagcaccttcttccacatgtttggtgtgtctcccaggtggcttgtggcaaactttaaccaacactttttatggatatctttaagaaatggctttcttcttgccactcttccataaaggccagatttgtgcaatatacgactgattgttgtcctatggacagagtctccaacctcagctgtagatctctgcagttcatccagatcATCCATATacattaaaacaaaaatatacacacaacatgtaaagtgtcggtcccatgtgtgacgaccctcccactctgtctgccgtattttctctttgttcttgtttccttattaggatgccggtgggcggagttgggagggtcgtcagctacatgggaaacacctgggccaggtgtgtcccaggataaatagacctcttccacattcatggaggagactctctccatgcagacagctttgtagattgtgttgtggttcttggtggccttttgtttgtttgctttggcacctttcaacaccctgcattatcacattcatgcatgcaaaacactcacttacactactgattactgattacacacaccattgtatattttccttcgTTGcattagttaataaatatatattttgttactccttatctccacgttgtctccctttgttacgggctttaagccggttcgtgacacatgtttcaagagctgaaatTATAGATCCCAGAACGCACAAAAACGTTATTTATCTcgaattttgtgcacaaatttgcttacatcccagttagtgagcatttctcctttgacaatataatccatccacctgacaggtgtggcatatcaagtagctgattaaacagcatgatcattacacaggcgcaccttgtgctggggataataaaaggccactaaaatgtgcagttttgtcacaacacacaatgcaacagatgtctcaaattgagggagatgcatttggcatgctgactactggaatgtccaccagagcagttgtcagagaatttaatgttaatttctctaccataagccacctccaacgtcgctttagagaatttggcagtacatccaaccagcctcacgtGTATGGCGTGGTGTGGGTGAGCAGTACCTGATATTAATGCTGTGAACAGAGTGACCCATGGTGGTGAtggggttatgttatgggcaggcataagctacggacaacgaacacaattgcattttatcaatggcaatttgaatgcacagagatactgtgacaaggtatctgtgaccagttatgtgaaatccatagattagggcctaatgaatttttaaattgactgattttcttatatgaactgtaactcagtaaaatctttgaaattgttgcatgaccAATCACCTGACCAATCTATGCGAAAAAAAAGCTGCACCAGGGTATTTATTGACAAGCCAGTCAGCCAATCGTTGCTCCCGTATTTTTGCCAATCACCTCGCTGGTGTGTGGTGCCCTGTCCCTGGGTGTCAGGGGCCTCTTTATCAACCTTGTTTACATTTTTCACTAAATTCTGGTTTGGTGGAGATTCTAGGATTTGTGTGCGGGTAAACAAATGATTGGAAAAATCTGTCACATGCAACATGACCCAAACACATGACTGTTTCTATCTCCTGCCTTGGTATAATAGGCTATGAGATTAAATAGGCTATGTAGCGCTACTATTTCACAACAACACTGTAGCCTACACATGATGTTAAATAATTTACCCTCTAAAAGTCTAAGCTGTTGAGAGGGGGCACAAAACTATCTTCTTACTTCCATTAGTTTGTATGgattaccttcagatgagtcccatgACAATTGTGGGGGTCGTTGAGCAAAATGGAAAACACCATCATGGGGTCAAAATAGTTttttaggccaaaccgttcggacacTACAGACGTTTTTTTTAGGAAGACCGATTtctgggatgtctcatggtctgacaaacaaccGAGATAAAGACAGTTTCATGTTGGATAGTCGACGGATAGTTGCCTGAAGTTTTCTTTAAGTCCACAaacagcagttagggaccgtcaacatagtgacaaatcaaaatgttaaaatttcaatagctctttaacCATTACTCCTAAAACTTCCAAGACTTATTGTAGCTAACCCGATAGCATAGACACACATtgcacacatttttgttttgtcgATTTACATCTCGCAcaattgttttattatttatttaaatgttttaatttcaatagctctttgGTCATATcacctactgacttcaaacaaggttcagaatgtacatTCAGTGGCCCTACACagtgcacaccctttagtttgtcaatTTTCATCACGCAATTTTACATGAATATTCAATGTTTTTCAATCGTtataatttcaatagctccttggtcatgtgacctaccgacctcaaggttcagaatgtccactaccctcctatattgcacaccctttagtttgtccattttcatctcacacatttttacattaaATGTGTAAACTttctaatttcaatagctccttggtcatgtgacctgacttcaaacaaggttcagaatgtttAGTGGATTATAGTTATTCCATTGTACTGGATCAAATACATGTTAGCATTTTACATACATTCCTAAGTGTAATAATTTTTTATGACATACTGTGAAATACTCTTGGCTGCTGACTGTCACTTTCAGACATGCGCAGAGCAGACTGAAAAGGGAAGGGTAGCTCTTGACTTGAACCACAGGGGTTCTCTGCAAAGAGAGAGTAATCCAAAAGGCACAGACACATCCCTTGACCTGTATGCATTCTCTCCTGATTGGTCTCTGTGGTGCTTAGTCACTGGGCACTCCGTTGCAGACCCCATCATAAAGTTTTTACACAGTCTGACTAAAGTGCCAGAGGTATGAGAACAGACATCCTCCTTTGTATTTGTGGAAACAAATATTTCCTAACACTTTGGATTCTATTCTTGGACAGTTAGTtagttattttttattaattactGTACATGAGTAACCTCAACCCTATGTGTCTGTGGGTGTTTGGGCCAATAAAGTGCCAACTCAATTCTACCACTGACTAGTCTCTCATGCCCATACGAACGGGGACACAGGGCAATAGTTTTTCATCTAAACCAGACCTTTTTTACTGGAGTACACTAACCCCTAAGTGGGGCTCTTTCTTGACACAAAGTAGCAGTTTACCAGATAAGAACTCAAGAAGATCAAAAAGTAGATTGTTGTAAGGGTGTATTACGTTCTGTGCTGTGGTAAAATCATAGCTGAAAAATGCCtctatgtgtatactgtatgtgggaatGTCTTATGTCCGTCCTACATGTAGTGTTGGTACGTGGAATATTCCTCAACTGCATATATCATAAATTGCTATTGCAAATAGAAGTATTATGTTTAACTACggacattttcagatattattttgACAAACACACTTTAACACACTTTGGTGCTTACAATTCATTCTTTATTGTCATAGACTTGGTGGGCACTGTCACCTGTGGTCTTTGTGATATGACTTTCTTTAAGCACGCACTGATGAAACTGTCacttaatatttttttcttaaagtcTACAAATGCTCTACATTTATTCACTCTGGGATAGGGTTTGATCCTATATGCTACTTTTATTATTGTCCTGTAAGTGGTTCAGTGCCTATAATTTAGGCTGTGTGTAGAATGGGGCATAAAGGAAATTACCTCTACTAGATTAAAGTGATAAAGAAATCACCATACAGTTTTGGTGTATCCATTTGTGTATCCATTTGCCTATAACTAATCAGAATTCCATTATGTTTACATAAAAAAGAGAATACTTCAAAATGAGAAGATCCTGCCATGGAAAAGACGACTGGGTGGACATAAAGTGGAAAGAAGGGGAAATAACTCACACCATGCAGCAGGACACCTTCAGCTGTGGGGTCTTTATAATTCAGGTTTGATAGTTATATTTTCAATAAATGAATGGTTAGCTGTTGGTTAGCTGACAATTAGGTGAGAAACCATTTTATTTTTTGGTGTAGATGGCCAAGGAAGTTGCACAGAACATCCCCAACAATATGGGGTATAGAACCTTCACAAAAACACATGGAGCAACTGCGAAAATAAATGGTGGAGGATATACCAAAAATGTCTGGTATGTAATGACATTTTTAAattttgtaaaatatatatattttttttaccccttttctccccaattggtaggtGTTACAGTCttttctcatcgctgcaactcccatatggactcGGGAGGGGCAAAGGTCAAgtgccatgcgtcctccgaaacacaatccaaccaagccgcactgcttcttgacacaactcCCATCCAACCCAGAGGCCAGCCGCAcaaatgtgttggaggaaaccaccacaggagtcgctagtgagacaaggatatccctgccggccaaaccctccctaactacgctgggccaattgcgcgccaCCCCATGGGCCTCTCGGTTGCAGCCAGCTGCAatagagcctggactcaaacccagaatctctggtggcacatctagcactgcgatgcagtgccttagaccactgcgccacccaggaggcccatggtatgtaatgacatttaattcaaagtaaatgtaaatttgttgttgttgttgttgtgtgggaCACCTATGATTTCAGAGTTCAACAAAGCCAACAACTGTTTCATGTGTGCCACTGATAAAGAACCTGGATGTGGCCCAAAGACCGACTGGGTTAGTAACTTTATTAttcgtttttatttttttgaattttacccccttttctctccaatttcatggtatccaattgttagtagttactatcttttctcatcactacaactcccgtacaggctcaggagagacaaaggttgaaagccatgcgtcctccgaaacacaacccaaccaagccacactgcttctttaacacagcgcgcatccaacccggaagccagccgcaccaatgtgtcagaggaaacaccgtgcacctggttagcgtgcactgcacccggccagcaacaggagtcgctggtgcgcgatgagacaaggatatccctaccggccaaaccctccctaacccggacgacgctaggccaattgtgcgtcgccccacggacctcccggtcgcggccggctgcgacagagcctgggcgcaaacccagagtctctggttgCACAGCTAGCAACTGCAATGCAGTGTCCTAgatcactgcgccacccgggaggccctagtaactttatttaacatgtttataATCTTTTGACAACAGTGATGGCATATAAGACAAGTTATGATATAACACAATGGATGGCTAATTCATCATACTGCATTGATATTAGATATTACTTATAACGTGTTacgctttgttttgttttggatTGAATGTTTTGCATGCCAACGGTGGTTCCATGTGCTGTGCCTAGGAATGAAGACAAAAGAGTTCAACAGAGTGAAGAACACAAACTGGAAGTGCTGTCTGTGTTGTTGAAAATGTATGCTATaccccatccacactgaagagCCTCTGAAATGTAattcaaccagggataaagagaaagTTAACACTGTGAAATGTTTTGTACTTATTTGAAGTAAAGTTGACATGTTGGAAAACATTAAAGGTCTACAATATCTGTTTAATTTGtcaatattacatttttattaattGATTTTCTGGCAACCATTACTGTGGTTcattgttcagtatatgtattgaccAGCAAACCCACTGCAGCCTACCTCACTAGCTCACCCTCCATCCCTGCTTTGGACAATTAATAACATGACTCTCGTACTTTGCCCTTTTCCTTTATGGTTGATATTAACGATGAAAGGAGATATTATCTGCCTCCTATGTATACCGCTGTTAAATACTGtggcaaaataaaaaaaacagggaaaataagTACTTAGAACTACCAATTATTATAGATAAATATTAAAGAAAAGGGTAAACACAACCCTGGACTGAACCCCTTAATTGTCAAACTAATATTAATGTACAACAATATAGATATATGACTAGAGGTTATGCAATATGGGTGTATATCCACTGCACACTTCTTAGATGTGTAattgacatgaccaaggagctatcgAAATTTAAAACTATGAAAATGTACGTTACACTGCGTGATTTTACAGTACTCAAACAAGAGTGTGCAATATATCAGGCTAGTCCGTGGACATTCTTTGTTTGagtccagtaggtcacatgatcaaggagctattgaaaatgtaaattttgaaaaatgaatgtaaaaacacgtgaaatgaaaatggacaacccaaagggtgtgcaatgtacaagggtagtcagtggacattcttaACCTTGTTTGAgtcaagtaggtcacatgaccaaggagctattgaaatttgaatGTAAAAAAAGTTTGTACTTTGTTTACACTCCCTAACTAATTAAACTAGGAATACAAAATGCTGCTCAAATTTCCTCATGTTTATTAGCTTTGGAAAGCGAATTAATGTCCGAATCGTGAAATGCAATGTTGTGCgcaatttttccaacatcatggcacttatttggagtctgtggatcaagtggtttgaaagctaTTGAGGTTTGAATGTGCGAATATTCGTTGAATATCCAACTTCaaactgtctttacctcggtTGACAAACACCCCGTAGACGCAGCCAatgcacattttttatttatttttatgttacttagattgacgcacagATTTTAAATAGACTACATGACTATTTACTTTCGAGCATGATTGGCTATTCAAAAAGCGATGGAtaaattgtatttgttgtgtagCAGGAACAAACCAGATGTCAGAAAAGGAGACACATGCTCTGCAAATATGATTATGATTTAGGCCTATATAATAAAAGTAATATAAATATATTAGGCAATACGCCTGCAATGTAATCTTCTCACCAATGGCAAATTATCTGTTTTATCATTAGGCCTACGTTTGAATGTTTATTACCCTACCATGATTATAATTCCTGTGCATTAAACACCACAATTTCCCCCAAAATAACAGTATTTGCTTGCAATACAGTTGATCAATCACTAGAAGTTGTGCTTACGTATGGTCTGAGATTTGCGTGGAGATACACACTTTACTGTCAAATTCTAAATGGATAAATACCAACCTTTGCGGGAGAATTGGCGCACTCAAGGTTTAGAGTCTTTTTTGTGCGCATGCACCTTTGATAAATAATCCCCCTGGTTTACGGGAGTTTGGTGGTAATGCGTCATTAATAATAACATTGGTTCCAACCTCCATATAATAAAACTttttatttaagctttattttgacagggaagtCATACTGAGACTAGGATCTCTTTTACAGcataaatacatcaaacacatacaatatacaaaattacaaaacaaagaaatataaacatCAACATAGAGGTCTCCAATCATGACTCTGAACTGACCAAGGGGGACCAGAACATCTAATTTCAGAGGGCTATGGAAGTTGTTCCACATAAAGGGCACAAAAAAAACTCAAATctgcttattttttatttaactaggcaagtcagttaagaacaaattcttatttacaatgatggcctactgcgGAACAAtgtgttaactgcctgttcaggggcagaattacagatttttaccttgacagctcggggattcaatccagcaacctttcggttactggccaaacgctctaaccactagcctctaaccacaaggcctacctgccactaggctacctctaaCTCTTTGGAGACCGAAGTGGCCTCCAGTGATATCCAAGCCTGAGACCAAGTTAGGTCATTTCTAAGTCTAAATTGAATTAATGATGATAGATACATTGGAAGTTTCTGCATGAGTGCTTTGTAGATAAACACAAGAAAATGTTGCCCTCtcctttactattttctacattgtagaataatagtgaagacatcaaaactatgaaataacacatatggagtcatgtaaccaaaaaagagtattgtatatttgagattcttcaaagtagccacactttgcctcgatgacagctttgcacactcttggcattctctcaaacagcttcatgaggtagttacctggaaagcatttcaattaacaggtctgccttgttaaaagtgaatttgtggaatttctttccttcttaatgcatttgagccagtcagttgtgtttttacaaggtatgggtggtatacagaagatagccctatttggtaaaataccaagttcagattatggcaagaacagctcaaatagctCAAATAGATaaactacagtccatcattactttaagacatgaaggtcaatcaatatgtaacatttcaagaactttgaaagtttcttcaagtgcagtcgcaaaaaccatcaagcgctatgattaaacgggatctcatgaggaccgccacaagaaaggaagacccagagttacctatgctgcataggataactgcacctcagattgaagcccaaataaatgcttcacagagttcaattaaaaagacacatctcaacatcaactgttcagaggagattgtgaAATTGGAGTGCGCTCAATTCAAATAAacaatcgtaatattaaacatttatgatCATACATGTATCTTAattcatttaaaagcttaaattcttgttattcTAACTGCATTACCCGATTTACAATAGGCGTTACAGCAAAAGCATACcttgcgattgtttgaggatggcgccccgcatcaacatatttttcaaccagcacaggctttataaatcacaaatagcgattaaataaatcacttacttttgaaaatcttcctctgtttgcaatcccaagggtcccagctacaacatgaatggtcgttttgttagataaaatccttctttatatcccaaaaagtcagtttagttggcgccatcgatttcagtaatccacttgcaaacaaaggagtccaaaaagctacctctaaactttgttcaaa
Coding sequences within:
- the LOC110492388 gene encoding TLD domain-containing protein 2-like isoform X2, with the protein product MFIQGDIFIGESLKNMEILKALRYNLLLNEHLPARLEQCPWSLVYSTQRHGTSLGTLYKSMGGMDCSTSTLTVIRDNCGQVFGAFCPTTLRISLSYYGTGHTFLFSFSPQLQVYEWKFSNSFFVKGSPDYLAFGGGGGLFGLWLDDGLIRGQSHRCDTFDNDVLSSSDDFLINDLEVWAIS
- the LOC110492388 gene encoding TLD domain-containing protein 2-like isoform X1, whose translation is MFIQGDIFIGESLKNMEILKALRYNLLVNRVRQASPSFQRINSRDEENQEKDFEIVEVDSLHTQRRCLSDRQDLDYLSSEDPTKPELTDQSSLLHIGQLCQLNEHLPARLEQCPWSLVYSTQRHGTSLGTLYKSMGGMDCSTSTLTVIRDNCGQVFGAFCPTTLRISLSYYGTGHTFLFSFSPQLQVYEWKFSNSFFVKGSPDYLAFGGGGGLFGLWLDDGLIRGQSHRCDTFDNDVLSSSDDFLINDLEVWAIS